AGGGGAAGTAGGGGAAAGACCAGGCAGAGAGAGGCGGTGGTCGGTGAAAACCGCACCGGTCTTTTTTCCGAAAATCCACCCTGGAGTAGATCAGGGGGCGTCGGTAGGCGTGAACCTGATCCGGAGAGTCCGTTATCCTTTAGAAGCAGGGCCGTATCGGGCGGCCAATTTGGGTGGCAACGCGGGTGTACTCTCGTCCCATGGAGAAGGGGGAGAGTATTTTTTTATGAATATCAAAAACCGTTTAAAAGCAGGAAAAAATGTATCGTGAAGGGAGACTTAGGACATGCTCGATATTTCTTTTATCCGAGAGAATGTTGATCTCATCAAGGAGACGGCCCGCAACAAGGGAGTCGACGTCGATGTGGATCGCTTGGTTCTCGTAGATGGGCGGCGAAGGGAATTGATTCAAAGTGTGGAGCGGTTGCAACAAGAACGTAACGCCAATTCAAAGTTGGTCAAAAGTGCTAAGGGGGAAGAAAAGGATCGTCTCATCGAACGAACAAAAGGAATCAACCAGCAAATAAAAGAGTTGGAGGCGGAGTTGGAAAAGGTGATGACCGAGTATCAGGAACTGATGCTTCGCGTCCCGAACCCCCCTACTCCGGACACCCCGGTAGGCGAAGATGACTCGGATAATGTAGAGGTGAAGCGGGTAGGGGAACCTCCTCAATTTCCCTTTACCCCCCGAAACCATGTAGAACTGATGGAGATGCACCGAATGGTGGATATTGAGCGAGGCGTGAAAGTGGCGGGGAGCCGTTCATACTACCTCATCAATGACGGCGCCCTTCTCCACCGGGCCGTCATTCAATTTGCCCTGGATCAACTGGGAAAGAAGGGATTTACCCCGATGGTTGTTCCTGTCCTGGTCAATGAGATGGCGTTGGTGGGGACTGGGTACTTTCCCTTAGGAGCGGAGCAGACCTATCATGTGGAGAAGGAGGATAAATACCTGGTGGGGACGGCGGAGGTTTCCCTTGCTTCTTACCATTATGGGGAAATTTTAACGGAAGGAGAACTGCCGAAGCGGTACGCCGGAGTCTCCGATTGCTTCCGCAGGGAAGTGGGATCGGCGGGACGGGATGTATTCGGGTTATACCGGGTTCATCAGTTCTCAAAGGTGGAGCAGGTAATCATCTGTCGGAACGATGAGGAGGAATCGAAGCGCCTTCATTACGAACTCCTACAGAATGCGGAAGAGATCCTGCAGGGCTTGGAGCTTCCCTACCGTGTGGTACAGGTATGCACAGGTGACATGGGGCAAGGACAGATTCGAAAACATGATATAGAAACCTGGATGCCTTCCCGGGGCAATTACGGGGAAACCCATTCCTGTTCCACATTTCACGATTTCCAGGCCCGCCGCCTCAAACTAAGGTACCGGGAGGATAACGGGGAGCTAAAATATTGCCATACCTTAAACAATACTGCGATTGCCTCCCCCCGCATCCTTATCGCTTTATTGGAAAATCATCAGACTGAGGATGGAAGGATTCGAATTCCGGAAGCCCTACAGCCCTACATGGGAAAAGAATTTATCGGTTGATCCCCTGAACAATCCATTCTGCGAAAAGACCTGCCTAATTATTTAGGCAGGTCTTTGTCATAAAAAGTGTTTTCAAAAAATATTATAGATTAACCGTATTGACAAGATTGCATTATTGATGGTAATATTTATAACAAATTTAGAAAATATGAATCTTCGAATTTCTCATGTTGTTAACAAAATACATAATACGTTATACATAATGGACCTCGGAAATAATAGGAAGTTGAGTCCGTATAATTGGTGTAAAATCAATCGTTCAGCTGGGTGACATAATACACAGGTGCCACCCCCGCCCTTCTCTGGTAGAATGAGTTTGTGAACAAAATCTACAGGGAGGTATGGAGATGGCACAATATAATATTACCTTGAACGATGAAATTTTGAAAGATCTATTTTCTGGAGATAAGGGGGTGGCTGTCTTACTAGAACAGGTGCTGAATCAGGTTCTTCAAGCCCAGGCCACTGAGCAGTTGAATGCAGAGCCCTACGAACGGTCTGAAGATCGTCAGGGTTATCGCAATGGTACTCGCCCCCATCCCATCACGACCCGCGTCGGTACGCTGGTATTGCGGGTGCCACGACTCCGTAGCGGCAAGTTTTCCACAGAGCTTTTTGCCCGTTATCAGCGCAGTGAACAGGCACTTTTACTGGCGATGATGGAGATGGTTATTAATGGTGTATCCACAAGGAAGGTAGCCGCTATCACGGAGGAGCTATGTGGAGAAGAGTTTTCCAAGTCTACCGTATCGGAGCTCTGTAAACGATTGGACCCCGTTGTCCAAGGATGGAACGAACGAAGCCTGAAGGACAAGGAATACCCCTTTGTGATCGTGGATGCCATGGTGCTAAAGATTCGTGAGGATGGCAGGGTGCGCTCGAGGGCTGCTTTGATTGCTACTGGTGTGGGTGAAGACGGATACCGTGAAGTGCTAGGAATGCGCATCGGGGATAGCGAGTCTGAAGCCAGTTGGAGTGCGTTTTTCGGCTGGTTGAAGGACCGAGGGCTGCATGGTGTGGATATCGTTGTCTCTGACAGCCACAGCGGGCTTGTGAAAGCCCTACACACCCAGTTTCAAGGCTGTACCTGGCAACGATGCCAAACGCACTTTATGCGCAACTTCTTGGACGCCGTGCCTAAGAGTTTACAGGAGGAGCTGTATGGGAAAATGCGGGCCATCCTTGATGCGCCAGATGTGAAGACAGCCCGTTTGTTGATGGAGCAGGTTGTGAAAGAGTACAGCGATAGAGCACGAAAAGCTGTGGATATCCTCGAGTCGGGCTTTGATGACATCACGGCAGTACTGGAGCTGCCAGAACGGTACAGGAAACGTCTCCGTACTACCAACGGTCAGGAGCGTCTTAATGAGGAAATTCGCAGGCGAGATCGGGTGATTCGAATCTACCCGAATCGAGACTCGGCGATACGGCTTCTAGGTGCCTTGCTGATGGAGATTGACGAGAAATGGCAATCTGGTCACCGGTACTTTGACATGGAAGACTATTACGTCTGGCGGGAGGAGCGTAGGAAGAAGGAGGTGGCGGAGTCACAGCAGAGCGTCCGAAAGGTTAGTTAACATAATGCAATCACCGGGGAGGGGAGAATTTACACCACAATTAGGACTTGACCAAATAGGAGATTCGCCTCATATTTTCTAAAAAGGAGCCCTTTTATCTTTTAACTGTGCGAAATTTTATAAAAATGAGGAGGTCAAAAAAAGGATGAAGAAAAAAGCTTTTCTAATCCTCGTTAGTCTGCTTCTTTTGGGAGCCGTCGCCCTTTCAGGATGCGGAGGGAATACCTCGGAACCTGCCCCTCAAACCACCACTCCCCCTGCCGGAGGGAATACCGATACCGGAACGCAAGTAACAGGCACAGACAAACAGGGAGATACCGCGGAAAAGCCGACTCTCGGTTTCATCCCTGCCAAAGATCCCACCGCCGTTCCCGCAGCCGCCAAGGCTCGCACCGACACCATTATCATCGGAATGAACGCGACCGAGGGCGTATTCAATCCCCTTTACGGCTCTTCCCAGTATGACGTCTACGTCATGGATACCCTTTTTCAATTTTTGGTGAAACCCGATAAGGATGCTACGCTCATCCCTGATTTGGCCAAATGGGATGTTTCCGCGGACGGCAAAACATACACCTTCCACATCGATCCGAATGCTACATTCTCCGACGGGACGCCGGTTACCGCCGAAGACCTCGCTTTTTCCTACTATATCATCGGGGATCCCACTTTTGACGGAGTGGCCGATTTAACCACCGCCGGCATCGTGGGATATGATGAGTACAAAAATGATAAAGCAGGAAAGGTGACCACCATCTCGGGGGTAAAGGTCGTCGATGAAAAAACCCTGGAGGTGACGGTAAAGGAGCCAAAGGGAACAACCCTTTTCGAAATTAACGTTCCGGCCCTTTCCAAAAAATATTACGGAAAAGGCTTTAAGAAAGGGGATTTAAGCGGAATCACCGCACTTCACCAGAAACCGATGGGAAGCGGTCCCTATGTGCTAAAAAAATATACCCCGGGCCAGGAAGTGGTAATGGAAGCGAACCCTAATTTCTGGGAAGGAGCTCCAAAGGTAAAGAACATCATCTTTAAAGCGACGACCGAAGAAACGAATATCCAGTTGTTGCAGAACGGGGAAACCGACTTCGAAGAAGGGATCTCCGTAAACAAAGACAACATGGAACTTTTGGATACCATTCCGTTCCTGAACAGAAGTCTCCTGCTCAACAACGGGTACGGATATATCGGCATGAATCACAAATTGGATAAATTTAAGGATAAGCGGGTGCGGAAAGCGCTGGCTTACGGGCTAAACCGGGAGGAGGCGGTGTTTGCCTATTCCCAGGGATTCGCCAATGTGATTGACGTGCCCGAATCGAAAGTCTCTTGGGCTTATCCGGATGAAAAAGATATTATCCACTACAATTACGATCCGGAGAAGGCAAAACAGCTCTTGGATGAGGCAGGCTGGAAGGTGGGAGATGATGGGTTCCGTTATAAAGACGGGCAAAAGTTTACCATCACCTTTACGGCCACCACTCCCAACCCAGTCAATGAAGCCCTTGTTCCCATCATGAAGGAAAACTATAAAGAACTCGGCATCGATCTGGTGGTGGAGCAACTCGACTTCAACGCCGTCACCAATAAAGTGGATAAAGGCGATATTGAAATGTATTTCCTCGCCTGGGGGTTAACCGTTGACCCGGATAATTACAGCGTATTCCATTCCAAAGGGACTCAGAATACCTTGGGTTACAGCAATCCGGAGGTAGACCGCTTAATCATCGAAGGGCAAAAGGCGTTGAAACAGGAAGATCGGAAAAAGATCTACCAGGAGCTTTATAAGGTGCTAAACGATGATCTCCCCTATATCTTCCTCTATCAGAGGTACAACATGAACACTTTCAATGCCCGCCTAACCGGATTTGATATTTCGCCATATAAAGATTTCAGTCGGAGCCTTCACCAGGTTACCATTCAAAATCAATGAGGTCGATTTTATAGAAATCAGACTTTTATGCAAATATGCTCGGCCCTGGGGCTGGGCATATTTGCACAATGAGGAGAGGAAGCGATGATACAGTATATCGTCAGAAGGTTACTTCAAAGTATTCCCACCGTAGTTGGCGCATCGATCGTTATTTTTCTCTTCTTTACCTTAACCCCCGGTGATTTCATCACGGCCCGGTTCGGTGCCAATCCCCATATTACGGCAGAACGTATGGCGGAGCTTCGCGCCCTTTATGGGTTTGACGCCCCCCTCCATGAACGCTATCTCGCTTGGGCAGGGAGTCTGTTAAGAGGCGATTTGGGAGAATCCTATATGTACCGCCAGCCTGTGTCCGATGTGATGAGCACTTTCCTTTGGAACTCCTTTATCATCGCCATCGTGGTGGTCTTGCTGCAGTGGATCATCGCATCGGTGGTTGGAATCTTTGCGGCCATTAGGCAATACTCCATCTACGACTCCATCGTGACGCTCCTTGTATTTATTGCCATGTCCCTCCCCTCCTTTTTTTTAGGGCTATTATTATTGAAATGGTTTGCCGTGGATTACAAAATTTTTCCACTGGGAGGGATGAAAACGACAGGGGTTGATTATACAGGGTTCGCCTATCTATGGGATGTGTTGAAACACATGTCCTTGCCCGTCACCTCCTTGACGCTTTTAGGCATCGGCCCATTAACCCGCTACTTTCGAACCAGCATGCTGGAAGTGATTCACCAGGATTATGTGAGAACGGCACGGGCGAAAGGTTTAAGTGAACGGGTGGTCATCTTTAAACATGCCCTCCGCAATGCCCTCCTCCCGTTGATTACCTTATTCGTTTTGGAGCTTCCCGGATTATTCGCTGGGGCGATTATTACCGAACGAATTTTTAACTGGCCGGGAATTGGGAAAGTTACCCTGGACGGCCTATTTCAACGGGATTATCCCCTAATGATGGGATATACCTTAATCATTGCCGTATTAACCATTCTGGCCAACATCTTGGCAGACATCTTATATGGGGTTGCCGATCCCCGTGTGCGGTTGAAATAAGGGAGGGAGCCCAATGATCCAAACCGTGACCCGTATTTCACTTCAAAAAGAGATAAAACCCACTCGTAGTGAATCTCCTTGGCGGACCGCATTTCGGCGTCTGGTTAAAAACAAGCTAGCCATGGCAGGATTTTTCATCCTCCTCTTCATGTTCCTCTTTTCCTTTGTGGGCCCTTATTTTTCCCCGTATAAAGAAGCCAAAATTACGATTCGGGATGCGAACCAACCTCCCAGTGCCGTCCATTGGTTAGGGACGGATAATTTGGGCAGAGATGTTCTCCTTCGGGTGATGGAGGCAGGGCAGATCTCCCTTACGGTAGGACTCGTGGCCACTCTGCTTGTTGTCATCATCGGCGGTTTGGTCGGTGCTGTTTCGGGTTATTACGGGAGATGGGTTGATGTCATTCTTATGCGATTTGTGGATATCATGTACGCCATCCCCACATTGCCGATCCTAATCCTGCTCGGCGCGATTTTATCCGATTTAAAATTTCCTCCGGAACAAAGGATCTACGTGGTGATGTTTATGTTGGGGGCGCTCGGATGGATGGGAGTAGCCCGACTTGTGCGCAGCCAAATCCTCAGCTTGAAGGAACAAGAATTTATGATCGCCAACGAGGTGTTGGGAATTCGGGATCGCCGAAAGATTTTTCGCCATTTATTGCCCAATACGGTCCCCATCATTATCGTGACGGCGACGCTAAGCGTGGCTGGCTCCATTTTGACCGAATCTGCCTTAAGCTATCTGGGGCTTGGAGTGATCCCTCCCACTCCCTCTTGGGGGCAGATGCTTTCAGTGGCCAATAATCTGATTGACTTTCAAAAAAGGCCATGGCTTTGGATTCCACCGGGGGTAAGCATCCTGGTGACGGTTGTTGCGATCAACTTTATCGGAGACGGATTAAGGGACGCATTAGATCCGAAACAGAAAAGGTAGGGGATTAAGGGAAGATGGGAAAAAATCTGGTGGAGTTTCGCAATCTTAAAACCTATTTTTATACCGAAGCAGGGGTCGTAAAGGCCGTCGATGATATCAGCTTCGTCATTAGGGAAGGTGAAACGGTAGCTGTTGTTGGGGAATCGGGTTGTGGGAAGAGTATCACCGCCTTGTCCCTCATGAGGCTTATTCCTTCTCCCCCTGGGAAAATGGTAGGAGGAGAAATTCTCTTCGAGGGGAAAGATCTCTTAGCATTGCGGAATCAGGAAATGATGATGATCCGCGGAAATGAGATCGCCATGATCTTTCAGGAACCCATGACTTCTTTAAACCCGGTTTTGAAAATCGGGGAACAGATCATGGAACCCCTGATGAAACACAAATTGATGAGCAAACGAGAGGCTTATAAAAAAGCGATTGAGCTAATCGAGCAGGTAAGGATTCCAAGGGCAAATGAGATCGTGGATCAGTATCCCCATGAATTGAGCGGGGGGATGAGGCAGCGGATCATGATCGCCATCGCCTTAAGCTGTGACCCGAAACTTCTCATCGCCGACGAGCCGACGACGGCATTGGATGTGACGATTCAAGCCCAAATTCTTGATCTACTGCGCACCTTAAAGGAGGAACGGAAGATGGCCCTCATGCTTATCACTCATGATTTAGGAGTGGTTGCGGAGATGGCGGATTATGTGGTGGTGATGTATGCAGGCAAAGTGATTGAGGAGGCGCCTGTGATCGATATTTTTAAAAATCCGCGGCATCCCTATACGAAAGGTCTTCTTAAAGCGAAACCCATCATCGGGAAAAGAACGGAAAAACTATATACCATACCTGGACAAGTTCCTAACCCGATCAATCTAGGGAATGAGTGCCATTTTAACGAACGATGCGAATATTGTATGGATATATGCCGGGAGAAAGAACCCCCGCTTAGGAAGGATGAGAAAGGGAATAAGGTGGCCTGCTGGCTCTATGAAGGAGTGTTGCAAAAATGAGCGAAATTCTCCTTGAAGTAAACGATCTGAAAAAATACTTCCCCATAAAGGCAGGCGTATTCCAAAGGACGGTCGGGCATGTGAAGGCGGTGGACGGGGTTTCTTTCCGGATTAACAAAGGGGAAACCTTAGGGTTGGTTGGCGAATCGGGGTGTGGGAAGAGTACGGTTGGTCGAACGATTCTGCGGCTCTTTGATAAAACGGAAGGGAAAGTAGTTTTTAAAGGAAAGAATATACATCAATTGTCGAAGTCGGAGCTTCGGAGTATTCGTCCGAAAATGCAGCTTGTCTTCCAAGACCCCTACAGTTCTTTAAATCCCCGTTATAAGGTGGGAGAGGCGATCGGGGAGGCCTTGGTAGATCATGGATATTGTACCCGGGAGGAAATGAGGGATCGAGTGTTTCAGGTTTTGGAGGTCGTTGGACTTGCTCCCTACCACTACGACCGCTATCCCCATGAATTTTCCGGAGGACAGAGACAGAGAATTGGGATCGCGAGGGCACTCATCTTAAATCCCGATTTTATCGTCTTGGATGAACCGGTCTCCGCCCTCGATGTGTCGATTCAGGCGCAGATTATTAACCTTCTCACCGATTTGCAGGAACGGACCAATCTTACCTACCTCTTTATCTCCCATGATTTAAGCGTGGTTGAACATATTTCCACCCATGTCGCCGTCATGTATCTAGGATCGATTGTGGAGAAGGCATCCCGGGACGAGCTCTTTAAGAATCCACTTCACCCTTATACGAAGGCCCTTTTATCCGCCGTGCCGATTCCCGATCCGACGGCGAAGCGGGAACGAATCATATTGGAGGGGGATATTCCGAGTCCGGCCAATCCTCCAAAGGGGTGTAAATTCCATACCCGCTGTCCGATCGCGACAAAGATTTGTTCCGAGCAGGTTCCTCAGTTACGGGATATGGGGTCGGGTCATCTGGTAGCCTGCCATTTGGTTTAACCGCCGCTCCCAGGCTTTGGGGGTTGAATCCCCCTCCTCCCTATGGTATTATAATCTGTGCTGTGGTCCCGTAGCTCAGCGGATAGAGCCGCAGTTTCCTAAACTGTGGGTCGGAGGTTCGAGTCCTCTCGGGGCCACCATTAAATGTTTGTAATGGATGCGGTTTTCCTGATTTTTAGGGACCGCATTTTTATCTTATTCCGGTTTTATCTCTTATCTTTCCAATCAAACGTTGCCTTGGCTTATAAAAAACGCCGTACAGCTATTTCATTCCCAACAATATCTGGAAAAATCGTAATAGGGGATACCAAATACCCGGATGCTGTTTCTGAATCTACCTGAAGATTTTTAGAGGGTGTTGGAATTACGTCTTCATCCTTTTCCATACCGTATATATGAAGCTCTAACGCCTCGGTGGCTTGTTTCCGCGCCATTTCAAAATCCTCTCCATAACTTATGCAACCAGGAAGGTCAGGAAAGTAGACGCTATAATCTGTTTCAGTTGGTTCAAACACAGCCAAATAAGTGAGTTTACGCATCATCTGATCTCCTTTCATGTGCAGGGGGATTACTTTAGTCCCGCCTGTTTATTTAAGAATACTATTTCGTGTACCGGGAGCAATATCCCCTTTATGATTAGGAACGGTTACCTTACCGGACTTAGTTGGATGGAAAATTGGAAATTTGATGGGTGGAAATTGATTTCCAATTATTTACGGTTGCATTTTTGGGAGTTTCATTGTAAAATGTTTTTTGTCGCTGATAAAAGAACATCGCGGGGTGGAGCAGTGGTAGCTCGTCGGGCTCATAACCCGAAGGTCGCAGGTTCAAATCCTGTCCCCGCAACCATTGGGCCTTTAGCTTAGTTGGTAGAGCACCTGACTCTTAATCAGGGGGTCCAGGGTTCGAGTCCCTGAAGGCCCACCAAAAAAGCCATACGTATCAAGGAGAAAGGAGTCATACCCCCTTAAGGTATGGCTTTTTTGTTGCCTTATGTGTGCGTATAGTGTGCGGATTTTAGAAAAGCATTTCTTGTAACGCATCTGAGGCTTTTTGCTGCATGTCCGGTAAAACATGGCTATAACGATTGAGAGTCATATTTACGCTTGCATGGCCAAGGCGTTCGGCCACGACCTTTGGGGAGATCCCAGCAAGAAGGAGAAGGGTAGCGCATGTATGTCTAAGATCATAAATGCGGATAGGGGGTAAACCTGCCAATTCAAGGATTGGCTTAAAGTGGCGTTTCACAAGGTTCCGGTGGGTGATTGGTTCTCCGTTGTCTGCTGTAAAGACAAAGCCATAGTCTTTATAGCTCTCCGCCTTCTTTTTCTTACGCTCCTCTTGCTTTTCCTTATGCTCCTTTAGGATATTGATCATTTCAGGTGGTATCGTAATGTTTCTCCGGCTGCCGGCTGTCTTAGGCTCTTTTAGCTTCCATCCATCCTTAGTGCGGTATAGAGAAGTTTTGATGAAGATCCTTCCATTCTCCAGATCCACTTCATCCCACTTTAGCGCATAGGCTTCTCCTGGCCTTACTCCTGTGGTTAGCATGAGCATGAAAAGGGCATAATAAGGATCAGATGAAGCAGCTTCTTTAAACCATATTGCCTCTTCTTTGGTTAGAACCCGCATATTTCCATCTTCATCATCATCAATGATCGCTTTCTTTCTTGGGATCTCCACAAGTTCCGCCGGATTTCTGGGGATAAGCTGCCACTTAACGGCCTGCTTTAGCGCTTGTTTTAAGACAGTAACGGTGTATTGAGTCGTTCGTGTGATCCCTTTATCGTGCATATCGTTGATGAGCTTTTGAATGTCCAGCGGTTTCAGTTTAGATAGCTTATGTTCTCCGATAACAGGATATACATAACGTTCTAATAATCCTCTATAGTCTTGATACGTTCGTTCGGATACCCTTTTCTTAGCAGCTTGCTCTAACCATTCTTCAAGGTAGGCTCTGACAGTCTTATTTGTAGGTTCCACGAAGGTCCCAAGGTCCCTTTCTCTCAAAACGCTATTTAAGTATTTCTCCGCATCCTTTTTGTTTCCATGAATCGTCTTGTTGTGGTATTTCCTCTTGCCTTCAGAATTAAGGCCCATATAAACCCTGACAAGCCATACGTTATCTCCGCGCTTTTGAATAGAACCGGCCATGAAGCCACCTCCTCACTTAGATTATATCTTGATACACTTTTTTGCTTCAAGCAAAAAAAATAGGGTCGCTCACATTATGAGCGCCATAGGACTGCACGAATTGTGCATCCCTTATCTTTGCAATCATGAAAAGGGTACCCATAAAGTGAGTACCCTCTCTTTTTGGAGGTAATCCTAACATGGGAATACCTTTCATTGGGTTGCTCAAAATTGAGCTTACCACACCAAGAAGGGTGTCCAAATATTGTGGACATCCTATTTGTTACTCAATGGATAAGGGAGATGTTTTTAAACCCCATCCTTGGTTGACTCCTCAAAATTGAGGAGTCGTAATTCATGGTTGAGGATGTATTTTCAATATACGTCCTAAAGGGGGTCGTGAAACGCTAGGTCCTTATCCATTTCCCTACCCTTCCCCTGCTGCCCGGCTTAATAACTCCATCCATTCCTCCCAGGCCTCCTCCTTGTTCTCCCGATCCTTCTTCTCCTCGTTGGCTACAAGAGCATCCAGGTCTACTTCCGGCCTTTCCCCTGTGAGCATCTCATAAATCCTGCGAAGAGCGGTAATCTTAATCCGCCAAAATTGCTTTAAAGGTATCCCAAGTATTTCCGCTATGGTCGAATCGTAATTAAAATCGCATCGTAAATAGGCCAAGTAGAGGACTTTATATTCCATCTCAGAAAGCAGATCCAGCGCTGTTTGAATCGTTCGTATATCCTCCTCCAGCCATTCCAGCTTCTTTAAGAGGCTTTCCCTGGCTTCTTCCGTATGGATGGCCACGGTTTCCACAATGGAAGAGGGAAGCCCTTTTCCTCTCGGCATCCCATCCAGGGTGACGGCTTTTACGCCGGTGTCACCGTCTAAGGCTTTTAATTCCAAGAGAATATCTTCTCTCCTCTGATCCCTGGCCGCATAGAACCTGAGCTGTGATTCGGTCCAATGAATCCAGTCCACATCCCTCGGCCTCCTTACCTCTGCCTAAGATCGGTCTTGAGATAGTCCAGAAGAGCATTCCTCATATCGGATAAGCAGTAATAGACCTGCCGGCCAAGTTCCTCCAAGTCATTCTTGGTGAGGTATTCATCCTTATGAGTCTGTTCAAAGGTCTCAACGTCAAACTGTACCTCTAGCCGGAAGTTTTCCAGGGCATCATTTAACCGCCGATCCAGCTTCTTATACTCCCCTATCATGGTCTAGCCTCCTAATTGAGACTATAGGCATAGATTCGTAAATCCTGTTTGTTCCCCTCAAAGTCGTCGATCCGGGTAATGCTGTACTCTTTCCCACGGAAAAGGATCTTCATGGATGGATGAATATCATTCCGCCAATTGATCTCAAAGATGGCCTCTACTTTGTAATTCACCTGAGCCGCTCCAAAAAATTCATCGGCTGAGGCCTGCCGGTAATAGGCCCAGATGTTTTCTCCTCCCGGGAGAGGCTCCCAAACGCTAATCAATTGGCCATACTCATCATAATACCCATTGTTTTGTAAAATCGTGATCTTCTTATCCTTAAGCCTTGGCATTCTATCGCCTCCTAAAATCGTTTCTAACGGCTTTTTTATGTCCTCCTAAGGTTTTTCTTGGAAAGGAAGATACGTTCAGAGCGGTCTTGAAACCCTCTTAGAATCATGATCTAACGGCCCGTTAGGTCATCGACTCGCTCAGGGCTTCTCTCCCCTATAGCGCTCTTAGAAACTCTTCGTAATGC
The DNA window shown above is from Thermicanus aegyptius DSM 12793 and carries:
- a CDS encoding tyrosine-type recombinase/integrase, with product MAGSIQKRGDNVWLVRVYMGLNSEGKRKYHNKTIHGNKKDAEKYLNSVLRERDLGTFVEPTNKTVRAYLEEWLEQAAKKRVSERTYQDYRGLLERYVYPVIGEHKLSKLKPLDIQKLINDMHDKGITRTTQYTVTVLKQALKQAVKWQLIPRNPAELVEIPRKKAIIDDDEDGNMRVLTKEEAIWFKEAASSDPYYALFMLMLTTGVRPGEAYALKWDEVDLENGRIFIKTSLYRTKDGWKLKEPKTAGSRRNITIPPEMINILKEHKEKQEERKKKKAESYKDYGFVFTADNGEPITHRNLVKRHFKPILELAGLPPIRIYDLRHTCATLLLLAGISPKVVAERLGHASVNMTLNRYSHVLPDMQQKASDALQEMLF
- a CDS encoding type II toxin-antitoxin system HicB family antitoxin, whose amino-acid sequence is MRKLTYLAVFEPTETDYSVYFPDLPGCISYGEDFEMARKQATEALELHIYGMEKDEDVIPTPSKNLQVDSETASGYLVSPITIFPDIVGNEIAVRRFL
- a CDS encoding phage head closure protein, producing the protein MPRLKDKKITILQNNGYYDEYGQLISVWEPLPGGENIWAYYRQASADEFFGAAQVNYKVEAIFEINWRNDIHPSMKILFRGKEYSITRIDDFEGNKQDLRIYAYSLN
- a CDS encoding type II toxin-antitoxin system HicA family toxin — encoded protein: MIGNQFPPIKFPIFHPTKSGKVTVPNHKGDIAPGTRNSILK